One stretch of Phycisphaerae bacterium DNA includes these proteins:
- a CDS encoding IS5/IS1182 family transposase, whose translation NRFRRVLVRWEKKAENYVAMVHLCFACIAFHRSGLLLG comes from the coding sequence CGAACCGATTTCGGCGCGTCTTGGTGCGCTGGGAGAAAAAAGCCGAGAACTACGTTGCCATGGTCCATCTGTGTTTCGCCTGCATCGCCTTTCACAGATCCGGACTGTTATTGGGATAG
- a CDS encoding class I SAM-dependent methyltransferase yields MNPMQVPEEIIHLLRMLAREQTRRMLEIGTANGGTLFLFCRTLPDNAWIMSVDLPRGAFGGGYPRWKVPVMRSFAKPGQQLHLLRANSHLKETVAEVAARLEGDSLDFLFIDGDHTYAGARVDFEAYSPLVRRGGLIAFHDVVPHPSGSGGEVHKFWREIRDDYVHHEFVANPGAGYGIGVLVVT; encoded by the coding sequence ATGAATCCAATGCAGGTTCCCGAAGAGATCATACACTTGTTGCGAATGTTGGCGCGTGAGCAAACGAGGAGGATGCTTGAGATTGGCACAGCTAACGGCGGTACGTTGTTCCTGTTCTGCCGGACACTGCCGGATAACGCTTGGATCATGAGCGTGGACTTGCCGCGTGGAGCGTTCGGCGGAGGCTATCCGAGGTGGAAGGTGCCCGTCATGCGTTCTTTTGCCAAACCTGGACAGCAGCTTCACCTGCTGCGTGCGAATTCTCATTTAAAGGAGACTGTGGCGGAGGTCGCCGCTAGGCTTGAGGGAGACTCGCTTGACTTTCTTTTCATCGATGGCGATCACACATATGCCGGCGCACGTGTTGACTTCGAGGCATATTCTCCGCTCGTTCGGAGGGGGGGGCTCATTGCGTTTCATGATGTTGTCCCCCATCCTTCTGGTAGCGGTGGCGAAGTGCACAAGTTTTGGAGGGAGATTAGAGACGATTACGTACATCATGAATTCGTGGCGAATCCGGGTGCTGGATATGGGATAGGTGTCCTGGTAGTTACATAG
- a CDS encoding chitobiase/beta-hexosaminidase C-terminal domain-containing protein produces the protein YTGPVTLTSSATVKAKGFKSGCTDSGLASASFTVTAAAVTVATPTITPNGGSYFGPAKVCMACDTPGATIRYTIDGSDPTTSSTAYATAFTLNASATVKAKGFKSGCTSSVTATASFAVTSNPGNSRILIPGTGWTGASAEPGPVGYDTSLAESARPAGWDAKAIARWDVVPYQTFDGDFNVGVVAFHMNDIDRVEFSVNGGPWLAVSTMSLNTQVANHSGIGVQSDGVVEYWATLRASDFADGPIEVRAIAWPKLGVPRGLESLALFTNASSGLSSPEVFVSPSMGSDANDGSAGQPVATLMEAMRKVNAGGTITLTESGVYALNPSSAGPALNSQRWVLVRGAPSLDYRSIIIGLAERTTTNDGLSLPLRRIHWQHLSLDVANVVHLRNAGDMWFDGARWFDSNGWAARYSNFQFIIHYQTKYWVTDSEVEDTINGFMWAQIDRNCAMRRICGDAFTNCQMVVNCSVVDFNNIDGWAFHSDLFQYYQVWDNLIAYKVQATATNVQAFLVCQPKIDTEVPAMSNSAFVDIEFDIGLDGLDLAAQLQGRLDHLLFRRVSVRGQRWWLRTDITNRDQLSARNVVFSNCVVSPDTLTRYSTAPPRGVSFLDCISY, from the coding sequence TCTACACCGGGCCCGTCACGCTGACTTCGAGTGCCACGGTGAAGGCGAAGGGGTTCAAGAGTGGCTGCACGGACAGTGGTTTGGCGTCGGCCAGCTTCACGGTGACCGCGGCGGCGGTGACCGTGGCCACGCCGACGATCACCCCGAACGGCGGCAGTTACTTCGGGCCGGCCAAGGTGTGCATGGCTTGTGACACCCCGGGTGCCACGATCCGCTACACGATCGACGGGAGCGACCCGACGACCAGTTCGACCGCCTACGCGACCGCGTTCACGCTCAACGCCAGCGCCACGGTCAAGGCTAAGGGCTTCAAGAGTGGATGCACAAGTAGCGTTACGGCCACGGCCAGTTTCGCGGTGACGAGCAACCCGGGCAATTCCCGGATTCTGATTCCGGGTACTGGCTGGACGGGTGCCAGCGCAGAGCCCGGCCCGGTGGGGTACGACACGAGCCTGGCTGAGTCGGCCCGACCGGCCGGCTGGGATGCCAAGGCGATCGCCCGGTGGGACGTAGTCCCGTACCAAACGTTCGACGGGGACTTCAACGTCGGCGTGGTGGCGTTCCACATGAACGACATTGACCGGGTGGAGTTCAGTGTCAATGGCGGCCCGTGGCTGGCGGTTTCTACGATGAGCCTCAATACGCAGGTGGCCAACCACTCGGGTATCGGTGTGCAGAGCGACGGGGTGGTCGAGTACTGGGCGACGCTGCGGGCCTCTGACTTTGCGGATGGGCCGATCGAGGTGAGGGCGATTGCGTGGCCGAAGCTGGGAGTGCCGAGGGGGCTGGAGTCGCTAGCTCTATTCACAAATGCCAGCTCAGGCCTCTCATCACCCGAGGTATTTGTCTCACCGTCTATGGGATCTGACGCCAATGATGGCTCCGCCGGGCAACCGGTGGCGACGCTCATGGAAGCGATGAGGAAAGTGAATGCTGGGGGAACAATCACCCTAACGGAATCAGGTGTCTATGCGCTAAACCCCTCTAGTGCTGGGCCGGCCCTTAACAGTCAGCGCTGGGTCCTAGTTCGGGGTGCTCCCAGCCTTGACTATCGCTCAATCATCATAGGACTGGCGGAGAGGACGACAACGAACGATGGCCTTAGCCTGCCACTAAGGCGCATACATTGGCAGCATCTGTCTCTGGATGTCGCCAACGTAGTCCATCTTAGGAACGCGGGAGACATGTGGTTCGATGGTGCTAGGTGGTTTGACAGCAACGGCTGGGCTGCGCGATACTCCAATTTCCAGTTCATCATTCATTATCAAACCAAGTACTGGGTAACCGATAGCGAGGTGGAAGACACGATTAATGGCTTTATGTGGGCCCAGATCGATCGCAACTGTGCAATGCGCAGAATCTGTGGAGATGCGTTCACTAATTGCCAGATGGTCGTCAATTGCAGTGTAGTTGACTTCAACAACATTGATGGTTGGGCTTTCCACTCGGATCTCTTCCAGTATTACCAGGTTTGGGACAATCTGATTGCGTATAAGGTGCAAGCGACTGCGACAAACGTACAGGCCTTCCTAGTCTGTCAACCCAAGATTGACACCGAGGTTCCGGCAATGTCAAACAGCGCCTTCGTTGACATTGAATTCGATATTGGCCTTGATGGCCTGGATCTGGCTGCGCAGCTTCAGGGGCGTCTCGACCATCTGCTTTTCCGACGAGTATCAGTGCGAGGTCAGAGATGGTGGCTGCGTACGGACATAACGAATCGGGATCAGCTAAGCGCCAGAAACGTCGTATTTTCCAATTGTGTTGTTAGCCCGGACACGTTGACACGCTATAGCACGGCTCCGCCTCGGGGAGTCTCGTTTCTCGACTGCATATCATATTGA
- a CDS encoding chitobiase/beta-hexosaminidase C-terminal domain-containing protein, whose translation MDEGSTVTLDGSESTGTAETVYSWAQLSGPPLTWQTTSDNRIQFTAPEVSQDTELVFTLTLTTGSASVSDAVMVLVRDTSPAVQPYVVSIAISADQAVVDASVPVSYSATIVEGQTQSGDVFSWLYGDGSTEEGPELSRSHSFSKPGVYLVSVCVAATTGGVLQTACSEKTTTIVRFPPPKLNVVRALDGASAMITMSCESQPAQDFQIRYTLDGSVPTKASALYSGTISLRKSAQLTARVFAASTDADSRIASDAVTTSVVVTPPTSSTPGNTPVEPGRLVITPSDVIACSGNQGGPFGPADKAQATYTLTNPGGSAIEWSASANVAWLTLSSTSGFLDPGGFIPAQLSVSVDQVEAGKLAAGSHTGTVTLTNVTNGFGNDTRMAYVTVDAVATTVATPTISPNGGSHTDSVSVALACSTAGATIRYTTTGSDPTGSSTIYTGPVTLTSSARVKAKAFKSGCTDSALASASFTVTPSPVTVATPTISPNGGSHTDSVSVALACSTAGATIRYTTTGSDPTASSTIYTGPVTLTSSATVKAKAFKSGCTDSALASASFTVTPSPVTVATPTISPNGGSHTDSVSVALACSTAGATIRYTTTGSDPTASSTIYTGPVTLTSSATVKAKGFKSGCTDSALASASFTVTPSPVTVATPTISPNGGSHTDSVSVALACSTAGATIRYTTTGSDPTASST comes from the coding sequence ATGGATGAGGGAAGCACGGTCACGCTGGATGGTTCGGAGAGTACCGGAACAGCAGAGACAGTTTACAGCTGGGCCCAGCTTTCTGGCCCACCGCTCACGTGGCAGACGACCAGCGACAACAGGATCCAGTTCACCGCTCCGGAAGTGAGCCAGGATACCGAACTCGTCTTCACGCTGACGCTGACGACGGGCTCGGCATCCGTCTCTGATGCCGTGATGGTCCTCGTGAGGGACACGAGCCCGGCAGTTCAGCCGTACGTGGTCAGCATCGCGATTTCGGCCGACCAAGCCGTGGTCGATGCTTCGGTGCCGGTGAGCTACAGCGCGACGATTGTTGAAGGACAGACGCAGTCCGGTGATGTCTTCTCCTGGTTGTACGGTGATGGTAGCACGGAAGAGGGCCCGGAATTGAGTCGCAGTCACTCGTTCTCGAAACCGGGTGTTTACCTTGTGTCCGTTTGTGTGGCGGCCACTACAGGCGGCGTCCTGCAGACCGCCTGCAGCGAGAAGACGACCACGATTGTGCGTTTCCCGCCCCCGAAGCTCAACGTCGTGAGGGCCCTGGACGGCGCGTCCGCGATGATAACGATGAGCTGCGAGTCCCAGCCTGCGCAGGACTTTCAGATTCGGTACACGCTGGATGGCTCAGTTCCCACCAAGGCCTCAGCACTTTACAGCGGCACCATCAGCTTGCGCAAATCCGCCCAGCTGACCGCGCGGGTTTTTGCGGCCTCCACCGATGCCGACAGCAGGATTGCGAGCGACGCGGTGACGACATCAGTCGTGGTGACGCCGCCGACGAGTTCCACGCCGGGCAACACTCCCGTGGAACCCGGCCGACTCGTGATTACGCCCTCGGATGTGATCGCATGCTCAGGCAATCAGGGCGGTCCGTTCGGACCGGCGGACAAGGCCCAGGCGACTTACACGCTGACCAATCCTGGCGGCAGCGCCATTGAATGGTCGGCCAGCGCGAACGTGGCCTGGCTGACGCTCTCTTCGACGAGCGGCTTCCTGGATCCGGGAGGCTTCATTCCCGCCCAGCTAAGCGTGTCGGTCGACCAGGTCGAGGCCGGCAAGCTGGCGGCCGGAAGTCACACCGGCACGGTAACCTTGACGAACGTGACAAACGGCTTTGGCAACGACACGCGGATGGCGTATGTGACGGTAGACGCTGTCGCGACCACCGTTGCAACGCCGACGATCAGTCCGAACGGAGGGAGTCATACGGATTCTGTCTCCGTGGCGCTGGCCTGTTCCACGGCCGGGGCGACGATCCGGTATACGACGACCGGCAGCGACCCGACCGGCAGCTCGACGATCTACACCGGGCCCGTCACGCTGACTTCGAGTGCCAGGGTGAAGGCGAAGGCGTTCAAGAGTGGCTGCACGGACAGTGCATTGGCGTCGGCCAGCTTCACGGTGACGCCCTCGCCGGTGACGGTTGCGACGCCGACGATCAGCCCGAACGGAGGGAGTCATACGGATTCTGTCTCCGTGGCGCTGGCCTGTTCCACGGCCGGGGCGACGATCCGGTATACGACGACCGGCAGCGACCCGACAGCCAGTTCGACGATCTACACCGGGCCCGTCACGCTGACTTCGAGTGCCACGGTGAAGGCGAAGGCGTTCAAGAGTGGCTGCACGGACAGTGCATTGGCGTCGGCCAGCTTCACGGTGACGCCCTCGCCGGTGACGGTTGCGACGCCGACGATCAGCCCGAACGGAGGGAGTCATACGGATTCTGTCTCCGTGGCGCTGGCCTGTTCCACGGCCGGGGCGACGATCCGGTATACGACGACCGGCAGCGACCCGACGGCCAGTTCGACGATCTACACCGGGCCCGTCACGCTGACTTCGAGTGCCACGGTGAAGGCGAAGGGGTTCAAGAGTGGCTGCACGGACAGTGCATTGGCGTCGGCCAGCTTCACGGTGACGCCCTCGCCGGTGACGGTTGCAACGCCGACGATCAGCCCGAACGGAGGGAGTCATACGGATTCTGTCTCCGTGGCGCTGGCCTGTTCCACGGCCGGGGCGACGATCCGGTATACGACGACCGGCAGCGACCCGACGGCCAGTTCGACGA
- a CDS encoding EpsI family protein: MSRVTVVVALGVLLAGGFGQRWVERLLIAADETPVALKRPLSEFPMQIGPWQGTDVPMDKRVLEVAGNDAQVYRRYVNTETRDVVDFYLAFAVRPAKMLGHRPQVCYPAHGWVPAETRKEHLLLPDGRELECLVHRFTRKGGGSGGVGLSDPNGEAMVVLNYYIVAGRYTTEWTDFWGPKWRLPNLSRDPSIYVAQVQVSAALVDVKGAGPAEELIKRFAAGVGSMIEGILPRSGEGAAKG; the protein is encoded by the coding sequence TTGAGTCGGGTAACGGTGGTGGTCGCCCTGGGGGTCCTGCTGGCCGGCGGTTTCGGACAGCGGTGGGTAGAGCGGCTGTTGATCGCTGCCGATGAGACACCGGTGGCCCTGAAGAGGCCGTTGTCCGAGTTTCCGATGCAGATTGGCCCGTGGCAGGGCACGGACGTCCCGATGGACAAGCGGGTGCTGGAGGTGGCCGGAAATGATGCCCAGGTCTACCGACGGTATGTGAATACCGAGACCCGGGATGTGGTGGACTTCTATCTGGCGTTCGCGGTTCGGCCGGCCAAGATGTTGGGACACCGCCCGCAGGTCTGTTACCCGGCTCACGGCTGGGTGCCGGCGGAGACCCGGAAGGAGCATTTGCTCCTGCCTGACGGGCGGGAGCTGGAGTGCCTTGTGCACCGCTTTACCCGGAAAGGGGGGGGTAGCGGGGGCGTCGGACTGAGCGATCCGAACGGCGAGGCCATGGTGGTGCTGAACTACTACATCGTTGCCGGCCGGTACACGACGGAATGGACTGATTTCTGGGGTCCAAAGTGGCGTTTGCCGAACCTGTCGCGAGATCCGAGCATCTACGTGGCCCAGGTCCAGGTGAGTGCGGCCCTGGTGGATGTCAAGGGCGCGGGTCCGGCAGAGGAGTTGATCAAGCGGTTTGCGGCCGGGGTGGGATCGATGATTGAGGGCATATTGCCGCGTTCTGGGGAAGGCGCGGCCAAAGGTTGA
- a CDS encoding exosortase/archaeosortase family protein has protein sequence MSTRAAKTGPGSTGKHGGYAPAGQDRSGGAPHGHGQGGQSRGGMAVVGVGGNRDVNRWSMVAVLAVGFVWSYWPTLTALWNQWQINQDYSAGQLVPLVALYVIWSQRAELAKLPVQACWWGLAVLAVSQLARMAGVLMGYGSVEQYSVVLALFGLTLFTVGYPITRRLIWVFAFMLLLAPLPRRIHDLLAMPMQSFATSSAVFGLELLGYLIERHGNVLTLSAGNTIAVAEACSGLRMLTAFIMVGAALAFVIHRPVWQKAVLVLATIPVAVLANTLRLIVTAVLYESVNSEVGEKFFHDFAGLTMMPFAFAVLIGLLWGMKWVSVKPAASG, from the coding sequence ATGAGCACCCGCGCAGCGAAGACTGGACCCGGTTCGACCGGTAAACACGGCGGATATGCTCCGGCGGGGCAGGACCGTTCCGGAGGGGCGCCTCATGGACACGGGCAAGGCGGCCAGAGCCGTGGGGGAATGGCCGTGGTCGGTGTGGGTGGTAATCGGGACGTCAACCGATGGTCGATGGTGGCCGTACTTGCGGTGGGTTTCGTCTGGAGCTACTGGCCGACACTGACAGCCCTGTGGAACCAGTGGCAGATCAACCAAGACTACTCGGCGGGTCAGCTCGTGCCGCTGGTGGCGTTGTACGTGATCTGGTCGCAACGTGCGGAACTCGCCAAGCTGCCGGTGCAGGCTTGTTGGTGGGGATTGGCCGTTCTGGCCGTTTCGCAGCTGGCCCGGATGGCCGGTGTGCTGATGGGTTACGGTTCAGTCGAGCAGTATTCGGTCGTCCTGGCGCTCTTCGGATTGACCCTTTTCACCGTGGGCTATCCGATCACGCGGCGGCTGATTTGGGTGTTCGCGTTCATGCTGCTGCTGGCCCCGCTGCCCCGGCGGATCCATGACCTGCTGGCGATGCCGATGCAGAGTTTCGCGACCAGCTCTGCGGTCTTCGGGCTCGAGTTGCTGGGCTACCTGATCGAGCGACACGGCAACGTACTCACGCTGAGCGCCGGTAACACGATCGCGGTGGCCGAGGCGTGCAGCGGGCTGCGGATGCTGACCGCGTTCATCATGGTGGGTGCGGCCCTGGCATTCGTGATTCACCGGCCAGTGTGGCAGAAGGCGGTGCTGGTCCTGGCTACGATCCCGGTCGCGGTGCTGGCCAACACGCTTCGATTGATTGTCACCGCCGTGCTGTACGAGTCGGTGAACAGCGAGGTGGGCGAGAAGTTCTTCCATGATTTCGCGGGCCTGACCATGATGCCGTTTGCGTTTGCGGTGTTGATCGGCCTGTTGTGGGGAATGAAGTGGGTATCAGTGAAGCCGGCAGCTTCGGGGTGA
- the rfbD gene encoding dTDP-4-dehydrorhamnose reductase, protein MLGQELMRAASRGSDQRSVVSGRHEEGIRSAECRVVGLDIEEIDITEPASVDAVMDELRPRLVINAAAYTDVDGCESNRAMAMAVNAEGPANLARACQRLGARLVHVSTDYVFDGCKDSPYLPEDPVDPQSVYGRSKAEGERGIREILTDYAIVRTSWLFAAGGKNFVKTILKLAGERDELRVVTDQVGRPTYAADLAQALVQIGERPAIGSQRGVGARTGHFCNAGACSWFEFAAEIVRLSGKRCRVLPTTTADFPRPARRPAYSVLSTDSLEQEFGIRPRDWREALAECLAKLQRRG, encoded by the coding sequence ATGCTCGGGCAGGAACTGATGAGGGCGGCGAGCCGGGGAAGCGATCAGCGGTCAGTGGTCAGCGGTCGCCATGAAGAGGGCATCAGATCGGCAGAGTGCCGCGTGGTTGGCTTGGATATCGAGGAAATCGACATCACCGAGCCGGCCAGCGTGGATGCAGTGATGGACGAGTTGCGGCCGCGGCTGGTGATCAATGCCGCCGCATACACGGATGTGGACGGTTGCGAGAGCAACCGGGCGATGGCCATGGCGGTCAACGCCGAGGGGCCGGCGAATCTCGCCCGGGCTTGTCAACGGCTGGGGGCGCGACTGGTGCACGTGAGCACGGACTACGTGTTTGATGGCTGCAAGGACTCGCCCTACCTGCCGGAGGATCCCGTCGATCCGCAGAGTGTTTACGGACGTTCCAAGGCGGAAGGCGAACGGGGGATCCGGGAGATCCTGACGGACTACGCCATCGTGCGAACGAGTTGGCTGTTTGCCGCGGGAGGCAAGAACTTCGTCAAGACGATTCTCAAACTGGCCGGCGAGCGCGACGAGCTGCGCGTGGTGACCGATCAGGTGGGGCGGCCGACGTACGCGGCAGATCTGGCTCAGGCGCTGGTGCAGATTGGAGAGCGCCCGGCGATTGGCAGTCAGCGGGGTGTGGGGGCACGAACCGGTCATTTCTGCAATGCCGGGGCGTGCTCGTGGTTCGAGTTTGCGGCCGAGATCGTCCGTTTGAGTGGCAAGCGGTGCCGGGTGCTGCCGACGACGACGGCCGACTTTCCGCGCCCGGCGAGGCGGCCGGCGTACTCTGTCTTGAGCACCGATAGCCTGGAGCAGGAGTTCGGTATTCGGCCGCGTGACTGGCGCGAGGCGCTGGCCGAGTGTTTGGCGAAGCTGCAGCGGAGAGGATAA
- the rfbB gene encoding dTDP-glucose 4,6-dehydratase has product MKNYLVTGAAGFIGTNFVRQVIEECPDVRVVAFDQLTYAGNLENLEGLLKQPRLQFVKGDICDPKAVESVLAGGIDVVVHFAAESHVDRSIMGCQEFIRTNVAGTQVLLDSARAHQVELYLQVSTDEVYGSLGPTGLFTEQTPLHPNSPYSASKAAADLLVLSYHHTYGMPVVITRCSNNYGPFQFPEKLIPLFITNLMEGKKVPVYGDGMNVRDWIHVSDHCRAIRRVIESGKPGEVYNVGGNSEQTNIAITRRLLELLGRDDSSIEYVRDRPGHDRRYAIDASKIARELGWRPQVAFEQGLADTVAWYREHESWWRRIKSGEYRAYYERQYGRE; this is encoded by the coding sequence ATGAAGAACTACCTGGTGACGGGGGCCGCGGGGTTCATTGGCACGAACTTCGTCCGGCAGGTGATCGAAGAGTGCCCAGATGTCCGGGTGGTTGCCTTCGATCAGCTGACCTACGCCGGCAACCTGGAAAACCTCGAGGGACTGCTCAAGCAGCCCCGGCTCCAGTTCGTCAAGGGCGACATCTGCGACCCCAAGGCAGTGGAGAGCGTACTGGCCGGCGGCATCGACGTGGTGGTGCATTTCGCGGCTGAGAGCCACGTCGACCGGAGCATCATGGGTTGCCAGGAGTTCATTCGGACCAACGTCGCGGGCACTCAGGTGCTGCTCGACTCCGCTCGGGCCCACCAGGTGGAGTTGTACCTTCAGGTCTCGACGGACGAAGTCTACGGGTCGCTCGGACCGACCGGCCTGTTCACCGAGCAGACGCCGTTGCATCCCAACAGCCCTTACAGCGCCTCGAAGGCGGCGGCCGATCTGCTGGTGCTCTCCTACCACCACACGTATGGCATGCCGGTCGTCATCACCCGGTGCTCAAACAACTACGGGCCCTTCCAGTTCCCGGAGAAGCTGATCCCGCTGTTCATCACCAACCTGATGGAAGGCAAGAAGGTGCCGGTCTACGGCGACGGCATGAACGTGCGCGACTGGATCCACGTTTCCGACCATTGCCGGGCGATCCGGCGGGTGATCGAATCGGGCAAGCCCGGCGAAGTATACAACGTCGGCGGCAACAGCGAGCAGACCAACATCGCCATTACCCGTCGGCTGCTCGAGCTGCTGGGCCGTGACGACTCCTCTATCGAGTACGTCCGTGACCGGCCGGGCCACGATCGCCGATACGCCATTGACGCGTCAAAGATCGCCCGGGAGCTGGGCTGGCGCCCGCAGGTCGCATTCGAGCAGGGGCTGGCCGACACCGTCGCTTGGTATCGCGAGCACGAGAGCTGGTGGCGGCGGATTAAGAGCGGCGAGTATAGGGCGTATTATGAGCGGCAGTATGGGAGGGAATAG
- a CDS encoding NTP transferase domain-containing protein — MKGVILAGGLGTRLMPLTRVTNKHLLPVYNRPMIHYPIECLVNAGIRDIMVVTGGDSAGDFLKLLGNGSDFGLEDIHYTYQKGEGGIADALRLAEHFADGDKIVVVLGDNIIEKSIRKAVGDFFTQRRGAKILLKQVEDPERFGVAEIKGNSVVSIEEKPSNPKSNYAVIGIYMFDAQVFEIIKTLKPSGRGELEITDVNNAYIAQGTMTYEILDGWWTDAGTFDSLLKATNLVAQGGANRTDDEVEESAGKLTAAGALA; from the coding sequence ATGAAGGGCGTTATCCTTGCCGGAGGACTGGGCACGCGATTGATGCCGCTCACGCGGGTGACCAACAAACACCTGCTGCCGGTCTACAACAGGCCGATGATCCACTATCCCATCGAGTGCCTGGTGAATGCCGGGATTCGGGACATCATGGTCGTGACCGGCGGTGATAGCGCGGGCGACTTCCTGAAGCTGCTGGGTAACGGGTCGGACTTCGGGCTGGAGGACATTCACTACACCTATCAGAAGGGAGAGGGCGGGATCGCCGATGCCCTGCGGCTGGCGGAACACTTTGCCGACGGCGACAAGATCGTGGTGGTCCTGGGCGACAACATCATTGAGAAGAGCATTCGCAAGGCGGTGGGGGACTTCTTCACCCAGCGGCGCGGGGCCAAGATCCTGCTCAAACAAGTAGAGGACCCCGAGCGATTCGGGGTGGCGGAGATCAAGGGTAACTCGGTGGTCAGTATCGAGGAGAAGCCGTCGAACCCGAAGAGCAACTACGCGGTGATCGGCATCTACATGTTCGATGCCCAGGTGTTTGAGATCATCAAGACGCTCAAGCCCTCGGGGCGGGGCGAACTGGAGATCACCGACGTCAACAACGCTTACATCGCCCAGGGTACGATGACCTATGAGATCCTGGACGGCTGGTGGACAGATGCGGGCACGTTCGACTCCCTGCTGAAGGCGACGAACCTGGTCGCCCAGGGGGGAGCGAACCGGACCGACGACGAAGTTGAAGAAAGTGCTGGGAAGTTGACTGCCGCGGGGGCCCTGGCATGA
- a CDS encoding dTDP-4-dehydrorhamnose 3,5-epimerase family protein → MIKDVTVKKLRVMCDERGRLMEMLRSDDECFKGFGQVYLTSAYPGVVKAWHYHRKQWDHFVVVKGMMKVVLYDSREGSPTHGEVNEFFMGPHNPILLQIPPMVYHGFKCISETEAVVVNTVTEVYHYKEPDEYRVDPHRNDIPYNWARKDG, encoded by the coding sequence ATGATCAAGGACGTGACGGTCAAGAAACTGCGCGTGATGTGCGACGAGCGCGGGCGGCTGATGGAGATGCTGCGCAGCGACGACGAGTGCTTTAAGGGGTTCGGGCAGGTCTATCTGACCTCTGCCTACCCCGGCGTGGTCAAGGCATGGCACTACCACCGCAAGCAGTGGGACCACTTCGTAGTGGTCAAGGGCATGATGAAAGTCGTGCTTTATGACTCGCGCGAGGGCTCGCCGACCCACGGTGAAGTCAACGAGTTCTTCATGGGGCCGCACAATCCCATCCTGCTGCAGATTCCGCCGATGGTCTACCACGGCTTCAAGTGCATCAGCGAGACCGAGGCGGTGGTGGTGAACACGGTGACCGAGGTCTACCACTACAAGGAGCCGGACGAATATCGGGTCGATCCACACCGCAACGACATCCCCTACAACTGGGCTAGAAAGGACGGCTGA
- a CDS encoding PKD domain-containing protein gives MRSFSIHGRFRLVLVLLAAAFGSGGCVPSFDVGAVSEYFLYLGLEDELATAPVIDTFDGEWISSVHVYAVQITNRTGVLTLSNSLFRQVGDPVLVIPEATGDSFTGRQIFSDGSVYDVKGLLADANTLVMAGHGITWTMTRITPANVAPTVSAGANASITLAQQAYVDLNGAVIDDGLPAGSTVTTTWTLVSGPAAVTFGDSHALFTSATFTQAGTYVFQLEATDSEKSATSTVTVIVH, from the coding sequence ATGCGCAGCTTCTCAATCCATGGACGGTTTCGACTTGTGCTGGTCTTGCTTGCGGCCGCCTTCGGTTCGGGCGGTTGCGTGCCTTCGTTCGATGTGGGGGCGGTGAGCGAATACTTCCTGTATCTCGGTCTGGAGGATGAACTCGCGACCGCACCGGTGATCGACACATTCGATGGCGAGTGGATCAGCTCGGTGCACGTCTATGCGGTTCAGATCACCAACCGGACCGGGGTGCTCACCCTCTCCAACTCGCTGTTCCGGCAAGTAGGTGATCCCGTTCTGGTGATCCCCGAAGCCACGGGCGACTCGTTCACCGGCCGGCAGATCTTCAGCGACGGGAGTGTGTACGACGTCAAGGGACTGCTGGCCGACGCCAACACGCTGGTCATGGCCGGGCACGGCATCACCTGGACGATGACCCGCATCACCCCTGCGAATGTGGCCCCGACGGTCAGCGCCGGCGCGAATGCGAGCATCACGTTGGCTCAGCAGGCCTATGTCGATCTCAACGGCGCGGTGATCGACGACGGATTGCCGGCGGGCAGTACGGTGACGACGACCTGGACCCTGGTCAGCGGTCCCGCGGCCGTGACCTTCGGAGACAGCCACGCCCTGTTCACCTCTGCAACATTCACCCAGGCTGGAACCTACGTTTTTCAGCTCGAAGCGACCGACAGCGAGAAGAGCGCAACGAGCACGGTGACGGTGATTGTGCATTGA